The window TTCATCCGCGGCCCCGTCGGTCATCAGTGACTGGATCTCGTCCAACAGCTCCACCTGCATCCCCGACCCGCGCTTGAGTCGCTTGCGGGCGCGCGCATGGTCAATGAGGATGCGCCGCATCGCCTGCGCGGCCATGTTGAGGAAATGCACGCGGTCGGCTGGGGCGAGCTGGGCGCGCCGCGTGAGTTGGAGGTACGCCTCATGGACGAGCCCGGTTGGGCCGAGGGTGTGGCCCGTGGCTTCGTGCGCCAGGTGCGCTCTGGCGATTCCCTTCAGCTCGTCATAGATCAGGGGGAAGAGCTCGTCGAGCGCCGCTGAATCCCCGGCGCGCAGCCGGGACATCGATCGGGAGATGGGGTCGTCGGACATGAAAGGCAGGGGACGGCGGCGCCTGGCAAGAGCTACAGCACACGGGGCGGGGAACGCAAGATGAGTGCAACCAAGGTCGAACGCTGGGCGCAGGTCGAGTCCATCTTTGTGCGCGCGGTGGAGCTTCGTGCCGAGGAACGCGGAGCCTTTGTGGCCGCGTCTTGCGGAGGCGACGCGACGCTGCAGCGCGAAGTCCAGGACCTCCTCGCCGGCCATGACTCGGCAGGCGGTGACGCCTATCCCGACCGCTTGCTGACACCCTCGGGTCACCTGCCATCCGACGGCCGCATCACGGGCTCGCGCCTTGGCCCCTGGGCAATAGACGAGCTGATTGGGCGCGGAGGGATGGGCGACGTGTACCGCGCCCACCGTGCCGACGCGCAGTATGAGCAACAGGCGGCCGTGAAGGTGATGCGCGCGGGACGCGACCCCGACGCGATGCTGCAGCGCTTCCGCAGCGAGCGACAGATCCTCGCCCGCGTGCAGCACCCCAACATTGCGACGCTGCTCGACGGCGGCCTCACCGACGACGGCACGCCGTGGCTGGCCATGCAGTTCGTCGACGGGATCACGATCACGGAGTGGGCCCGTGAGCACGCCCTGGGGCTGCGCGAGCGACTCGCGCTGTTCCGCACGGTGTGTGAGGCCGTGCATGCCGCCCACGGCCACCTCGTGATTCACCGTGACCTCAAGCCGAGCAACATTCTGGTCACCGCGGACGGTAAGGTGCGGTTGCTCGACTTCGGGATCGCCAAGGTCCTCGATGCGTCGGCGACGTCGCCAGAGACCGGGGACCTGCTGCTCCTCACCCCTGAACATGCGGCCCCGGAGCAGTTTCGCGGCGAAGCGGTGACGACGGCCACGGACGTCTACGCCCTGGGCGTCCTGCTCTACCAGCTTCTTGCAGGAAGCCGGCCCTATCAACTGACGCCCACCACCGCACTGGCACACGCGGTGTGCGAGGACGATCCCCCACCCGCGAGTATTGCCGCGGCCGACGCATCGCGCCTTCAGGCGGTCGGCCTTGCCACATCGCAGGTGCCACCCGCGGCGATCGCGGGTGACCTCGACGCGATCGTCGGCAAGGCGCTGCGCAAGGAACCAGGGCGCCGGTACGGGTCGGCCTCGGAACTTGCCGCGGATGTGCGCCGCTATCTGGACGGCTTTCCCGTCGAGGCGCGACCCGAGACGCTTGCGTACGTGGCCCGGCGCTTCGTGCGCCGCCATCGGGCCGCGGTCGCAGCAGCAGCCGGTTTGTTCATCGCCCTCGCCTCGCTGGTGGTGGTGTCCGTGCGTGCGGCGCGCGTCAGTCGAGCCCAAGCCGCCGCGATTGCCCTTGAGCGTGACGTGGCCCTGCAGGTGTCCGGCTTCATGGAAACGCTGTTTCGTTCACCGAGTCCCTTCGCCGCGGGCGTTGAGCGACGGGACACGTTGCGCGCGCGCGACCTCATGGTGGAGAGTGCCACCAAGGTCCGCCGCGACCTCGCCGCACAGCCACTCCTCCAGGCACGCCTGCTACATCTCCTTGGCCGATCCTGGGCCGATCTCGGCGACTATCCCGCCGCGGAACAGTTGTACAACGAGGCGCTGGCGATCCGCCGACGGGTGCTGGCGCCGGGCGCTACCGACATCGCCGCGACCGAACTTTCGTTAGGTACCGTGGCGTGGCAAGCGGGACGCGCGGCGACCGCGGAGAGCACCCTCCGCCGTGTGCTCCGCTGCTCGCGCGAGATACCGCAGGCCGCAAGGATCGTGTGCGGGCGCTCACCACGCTGGCGAACAGCGTCCGCACGCAGGGCCGTCTGGCAGAGGCCGAACCCATCTACCGCGAGGCGCTAGCGCTGGCGCGCGAAGTGCACCCCGACGACGATGTGGAGGTTGCAGATCGCCTGTCGGACCTCGGCTCGCTGTTGGGTAACCTCGCGCGGTTCGCCGAGGGCGAGTCCCTGCTGGTCGCGGCGATCGAGATGGCGCGGGCCGATCTCGGATCACAGCACCCTCGGGTGGCCGGTCCCATGAACAACCTGGCCACGCAGTTGATGGTCCAGCGCAAGTTTGCGCCTGCGGAGACCTTGCTGCGTGAGATCACGGCTATCGTGGAGGCGGCACTCCCGGACCCGCATCCCCTGCTCGCGGTCACGTTGAGCAACCTGGGTGCCAACCTGTACGAGCAGCAACGGCCGGCGGAGGCCGAGCCGATCCAGCAACGTGCGCTCGCCATGCGTCGCGCGACCCTTGACCCGTCGCATCCGAGCATCGGCATCACGCAGCTGAATATTGCGTCCACCGTGGAAGCCCTCGGCCGCCCTGGAGAGGCGCTGCGCATGAAGCGCGACGCCGTGGCGTTCTTCCGCCGCACGGTCGGCCCCGGACACCCGCTGGTGGGCGACGCCCTGAACGCGACCGCGGCCACGCTGATCAACATGAAGCGCTATCGCGAGGCGCTCGTGGAGTACGCGG is drawn from Gemmatimonadota bacterium and contains these coding sequences:
- a CDS encoding sigma-70 family RNA polymerase sigma factor — its product is MSDDPISRSMSRLRAGDSAALDELFPLIYDELKGIARAHLAHEATGHTLGPTGLVHEAYLQLTRRAQLAPADRVHFLNMAAQAMRRILIDHARARKRLKRGSGMQVELLDEIQSLMTDGAADELVALDDALDRFVALNPRGARVVELRFFAGLTLEETASTLSVSLKTVQRDWLVARAWLRKEIDGDLGALDR
- a CDS encoding serine/threonine protein kinase; protein product: MSATKVERWAQVESIFVRAVELRAEERGAFVAASCGGDATLQREVQDLLAGHDSAGGDAYPDRLLTPSGHLPSDGRITGSRLGPWAIDELIGRGGMGDVYRAHRADAQYEQQAAVKVMRAGRDPDAMLQRFRSERQILARVQHPNIATLLDGGLTDDGTPWLAMQFVDGITITEWAREHALGLRERLALFRTVCEAVHAAHGHLVIHRDLKPSNILVTADGKVRLLDFGIAKVLDASATSPETGDLLLLTPEHAAPEQFRGEAVTTATDVYALGVLLYQLLAGSRPYQLTPTTALAHAVCEDDPPPASIAAADASRLQAVGLATSQVPPAAIAGDLDAIVGKALRKEPGRRYGSASELAADVRRYLDGFPVEARPETLAYVARRFVRRHRAAVAAAAGLFIALASLVVVSVRAARVSRAQAAAIALERDVALQVSGFMETLFRSPSPFAAGVERRDTLRARDLMVESATKVRRDLAAQPLLQARLLHLLGRSWADLGDYPAAEQLYNEALAIRRRVLAPGATDIAATELSLGTVAWQAGRAATAESTLRRVLRCSREIPQAARIVCGRSPRWRTASARRAVWQRPNPSTARR
- a CDS encoding tetratricopeptide repeat protein is translated as MRALTTLANSVRTQGRLAEAEPIYREALALAREVHPDDDVEVADRLSDLGSLLGNLARFAEGESLLVAAIEMARADLGSQHPRVAGPMNNLATQLMVQRKFAPAETLLREITAIVEAALPDPHPLLAVTLSNLGANLYEQQRPAEAEPIQQRALAMRRATLDPSHPSIGITQLNIASTVEALGRPGEALRMKRDAVAFFRRTVGPGHPLVGDALNATAATLINMKRYREALVEYAAAVQVRTAALGPNHPSTAASYGGMARSYAELGNRPEAVTHYEKALAALGSNPSRAPIMWNGTIDRLAAVYRALGKGETATAWEAKRLPAPQRAPVDAPRP